Proteins from a single region of Acidianus ambivalens:
- a CDS encoding sugar nucleotide-binding protein, protein MIGITDEGELARALTNAIDDEFIFIDSPKKVYETKPEIVIHTLEDNSNNPSMWNLNTWFAINIAKAANKIGSLNVYFSTFMIYDGKRGYYSETSTPSPLNYYGMTKLVGETAIASLGNYLILRLGAVYSPSYRGILFHIIKALIKKGIAKCNTNLYLSPISVKDVAYAVKYLLKKDARGVINLAGKRFSEYDICKKFSDDYGGLIIPVEGKYFDFSLDNWLLRSFGLKIDGI, encoded by the coding sequence ATGATTGGAATAACAGATGAAGGAGAATTAGCCAGAGCGTTAACTAATGCAATTGACGATGAATTCATATTTATAGACTCTCCAAAGAAAGTTTATGAAACTAAGCCTGAAATAGTTATACATACATTGGAGGATAATTCAAATAATCCTTCAATGTGGAATCTGAATACATGGTTTGCAATAAATATAGCCAAAGCCGCGAATAAAATAGGCTCTTTAAACGTTTACTTCTCAACGTTCATGATATATGATGGGAAAAGGGGATATTATTCAGAAACTTCAACGCCAAGTCCTTTAAATTATTATGGAATGACTAAGTTAGTAGGAGAAACGGCCATAGCTTCACTTGGCAACTATCTCATTTTAAGGCTTGGCGCGGTTTACTCTCCATCTTATAGGGGCATTTTATTTCATATAATTAAAGCATTAATAAAGAAAGGAATAGCTAAATGTAATACTAACCTCTATTTGTCACCAATTTCAGTAAAGGACGTAGCTTACGCTGTAAAATATCTTTTAAAGAAGGATGCAAGGGGAGTAATAAACTTAGCGGGGAAAAGGTTTTCTGAATACGATATTTGCAAAAAGTTTTCAGACGATTACGGTGGGCTAATTATACCAGTAGAAGGAAAATATTTCGATTTTTCCCTAGATAATTGGTTATTGAGAAGTTTCGGTTTAAAAATAGATGGAATTTAA
- the sor gene encoding sulfur oxygenase/reductase: MPKPYVAINMAELKNEPKTFEMFASVGPKVCMVTARHPGFVGFQNHIQIGILPFGNRYGGAKMDMTKESSTVRVLQYTFWKDWKDHEEMHRQNWSYLFRLCYSCASQMIWGPWEPIYEIIYANMPINTEMTDFTAVVGKKFAEGKPLDIPVISQPYGKRVVAFAEHSVIPGKEKQFEDAIVRTLEMLKKAPGFLGAMVLKEIGVSGIGSMQFGAKGFHQVLENPGSLEPDPNNVMYSVPEAKNTPQQYIVHVEWANTDALMFGMGRVLLYPELRQVHDEVLDTLVYGPYIRILNPMMEGTFWREYLNEQ; the protein is encoded by the coding sequence ATGCCGAAACCATACGTTGCTATAAACATGGCAGAATTAAAGAATGAACCTAAAACTTTTGAAATGTTTGCCTCAGTAGGACCGAAGGTCTGCATGGTAACAGCAAGGCATCCGGGCTTTGTTGGTTTTCAAAACCATATACAAATAGGAATTTTGCCATTCGGAAACAGATACGGCGGAGCTAAAATGGACATGACTAAGGAAAGTAGTACTGTCAGAGTTTTACAGTACACCTTCTGGAAAGATTGGAAAGACCATGAAGAAATGCACAGGCAAAACTGGAGTTACTTATTCAGGCTATGCTATTCATGCGCTTCACAAATGATATGGGGACCCTGGGAGCCAATTTATGAAATAATCTACGCAAACATGCCTATAAACACTGAAATGACCGACTTCACTGCAGTTGTAGGAAAGAAGTTCGCAGAAGGAAAGCCTTTAGATATTCCAGTTATTTCACAACCATATGGAAAGAGAGTTGTTGCCTTTGCAGAGCACTCAGTAATTCCAGGCAAAGAGAAGCAATTTGAGGACGCAATAGTTAGGACTTTAGAAATGTTAAAGAAAGCTCCTGGCTTCTTAGGTGCAATGGTATTAAAGGAAATAGGAGTTTCCGGAATTGGAAGCATGCAATTCGGTGCCAAGGGATTCCATCAAGTCTTAGAGAACCCTGGATCACTTGAGCCAGATCCAAATAATGTAATGTATTCAGTCCCAGAAGCAAAGAATACTCCACAACAATACATAGTTCATGTAGAATGGGCAAATACTGATGCTTTAATGTTTGGAATGGGTAGAGTACTATTATATCCTGAGCTAAGACAAGTACACGACGAAGTTTTAGACACATTAGTATACGGACCTTACATTAGAATATTAAATCCAATGATGGAAGGCACATTCTGGAGAGAATATTTAAACGAACAATAA
- a CDS encoding DMT family transporter — MVKLYYIVPYVLINSLIYTFVKDGLYYASPMFFMALRFLIGGIILLPFAKQLTLNRDIFLLSIFTTLSTSFWAYGLLYVEPSESAVLSYTMPLIAIPLSTLILREKTTKTEVIGILIGFSGVVIYSLNLGIYFSLIGIVLTLINAFFWALFTVYFRKLRGFDATSVNAVQLLLGSLIFFTLSPIQFYFKYSINFLVDLLYVSVLGGGISFYLWNSMLKTERVSKVTVLSFSVPAVSTAVDELRGVNVNIGMIEGIGVMFLGILISRLEKKINKSNIINGRFHV, encoded by the coding sequence GTGGTAAAGTTATATTATATTGTACCTTATGTGTTAATTAATTCACTTATTTATACATTTGTTAAGGATGGGTTATATTATGCATCTCCCATGTTCTTTATGGCTTTAAGGTTCCTAATAGGTGGAATAATATTATTACCATTTGCTAAACAGCTAACATTGAATAGGGATATTTTTCTTCTCTCAATTTTTACTACTTTAAGTACATCTTTTTGGGCTTACGGATTACTTTACGTTGAACCGTCTGAATCAGCAGTATTAAGTTATACAATGCCATTAATTGCCATTCCTTTATCGACATTAATACTTAGAGAAAAGACTACTAAGACTGAAGTTATAGGTATTTTGATAGGCTTCAGCGGTGTTGTAATTTATTCTCTAAATCTAGGTATTTACTTCTCATTAATAGGTATAGTATTAACGCTAATAAATGCTTTCTTTTGGGCATTATTTACAGTCTATTTTAGAAAACTAAGGGGTTTTGATGCTACTTCAGTTAATGCTGTACAATTACTATTGGGTTCTTTAATCTTTTTTACGCTATCTCCTATTCAATTTTACTTTAAATATTCGATAAATTTCCTAGTAGATCTATTATACGTTTCAGTACTTGGAGGAGGGATTTCTTTTTACTTATGGAATTCAATGCTAAAAACTGAGAGAGTATCAAAGGTTACTGTCCTTAGTTTTTCGGTCCCTGCGGTAAGTACTGCAGTTGATGAGCTTAGAGGAGTTAATGTAAACATTGGTATGATTGAAGGGATAGGTGTTATGTTTCTTGGAATTTTAATATCTAGGTTAGAGAAGAAGATTAACAAATCTAATATAATAAATGGAAGATTTCATGTATAG
- a CDS encoding zinc ribbon domain-containing protein: MSYPYGNPYYPQGGYPTQGYPQGNPYYQQNSNFSFIMCAQPIGLGGKQMMIPINHPIDLQYVAQQAVMYLMGQGFQAYPMVGQNMAVIQAQHTSLLGDLTAGNKAYTIRICEGQGFVMVETGITNLMQDLLTVAATAGGTYLLGDDVLHSKLVELAGGGATALDLYHLYQDYANEEQLMNTIMMLITTAPPPPGYPVGQPGYPQPYGQPPYGQQGYPQQYPPQQYGQQYYPPQQAAPQTAVQPTPQRTVQQSTKMVKCWKCGEEIPEGSKFCPFCGAPQTPLKCPKCGTINSPGAKFCSNCGAPLQVEKQSS, from the coding sequence ATGAGTTATCCTTACGGAAATCCATACTATCCTCAAGGAGGGTATCCCACTCAAGGTTATCCGCAAGGAAATCCGTACTATCAACAGAATTCTAATTTTTCTTTCATTATGTGCGCCCAGCCTATAGGCTTAGGAGGAAAACAGATGATGATACCAATAAATCATCCGATAGACCTACAATATGTTGCACAACAAGCAGTAATGTACTTAATGGGTCAAGGATTTCAAGCTTATCCGATGGTTGGACAAAACATGGCCGTAATACAAGCTCAGCATACGAGCTTGCTGGGAGATTTAACTGCAGGTAATAAGGCTTATACTATAAGAATATGTGAAGGTCAAGGTTTCGTAATGGTAGAGACAGGGATAACTAACCTAATGCAAGATTTATTAACAGTAGCAGCTACTGCAGGCGGAACTTACTTGTTAGGAGATGATGTACTTCATAGTAAGCTGGTAGAACTAGCAGGAGGAGGAGCAACTGCTCTCGATTTATATCATTTATACCAAGACTATGCTAATGAAGAACAATTAATGAATACTATAATGATGTTAATAACTACCGCACCTCCACCCCCTGGATACCCAGTAGGTCAGCCTGGCTATCCACAGCCTTACGGTCAGCCACCGTATGGTCAACAAGGCTATCCACAACAATATCCTCCACAACAGTATGGCCAGCAATATTATCCTCCTCAGCAAGCAGCTCCTCAGACCGCTGTGCAACCTACTCCTCAGCGTACAGTGCAACAGTCAACAAAAATGGTCAAATGCTGGAAGTGTGGGGAAGAAATTCCTGAAGGTTCAAAATTCTGTCCGTTCTGTGGCGCTCCGCAGACTCCTCTAAAATGTCCTAAATGCGGTACAATAAATTCTCCTGGTGCTAAATTCTGTTCTAACTGCGGTGCTCCCTTACAAGTTGAAAAACAATCATCTTAA
- a CDS encoding DedA family protein produces MYEFISQLSYIVIFILMVLEGMSLPIPSEIIMPLVGYYSFKGYINIEIGIISGTIGSLVGSLIDYFIAEKLGIPFLSKYGKVFGIDDKKLNMLGTWFDKYGIFAVFGFRFIPLFRALISFPAGLARMKIVKFILATFSGHIIWNTALALIGYEFATQWEMIINQIEKLGYIIAGIIILVIVAYIIAILIKRRRNLR; encoded by the coding sequence ATGTACGAATTTATCTCACAACTGAGTTACATCGTAATTTTTATATTAATGGTATTAGAAGGAATGAGTTTACCTATTCCGAGCGAGATTATTATGCCTTTAGTCGGTTATTATTCTTTTAAAGGATATATAAATATCGAGATTGGAATAATTTCTGGTACAATAGGCAGTTTGGTAGGTTCTTTAATTGATTATTTTATTGCAGAGAAGCTTGGAATTCCATTCTTATCTAAATATGGAAAAGTCTTTGGAATAGACGATAAAAAACTTAACATGCTCGGCACGTGGTTCGATAAATATGGAATTTTTGCAGTATTTGGCTTTAGATTTATTCCTTTATTTAGAGCGTTAATTTCCTTCCCTGCAGGTCTAGCAAGAATGAAAATAGTGAAATTCATCTTAGCAACTTTTTCTGGACATATAATATGGAATACAGCTCTAGCACTCATTGGATACGAATTTGCTACACAATGGGAAATGATCATTAATCAGATAGAAAAACTAGGTTATATAATTGCTGGCATAATAATCCTAGTAATAGTAGCATATATAATAGCTATACTTATAAAAAGGAGAAGAAACTTAAGATGA
- a CDS encoding MFS transporter — protein sequence MKFKEPYYFQWIEDIDRYYINYIAYVKYKRKDRVNKLTMEANIRYIVLSRIFRSLPLGYMSFLVPLYLHKIGIPTFLIGIYFLIATISMSFLLVLSGFLEDAYGKRNILLLLSILFSLNLFIFAFIKIPLIVFLTSVLGVGTASGGGIGGGAGGGPFNPLQTALIADYSRPEERTKLYSINFAAATISAFAGGLISDLITTVYPPSISYSLLFTLGFIISLFSIFFVYLIDKDSGTGKISIPKASFSSISKISIAGGLGSIGLGMVMPLIPLWFKLNFNATESEISYLYSISYGLVGISFLFADRIEKIIGRVKSISTLRGLSSLFLQRRGLRGRKASPL from the coding sequence ATGAAGTTTAAAGAACCTTACTATTTCCAATGGATAGAAGATATAGATAGATACTATATAAACTATATAGCTTACGTAAAATATAAAAGAAAAGATAGGGTAAATAAGTTAACTATGGAAGCAAACATAAGATATATCGTTTTATCAAGGATATTCAGAAGTCTTCCCTTAGGTTATATGTCCTTTCTTGTCCCTTTATATTTGCATAAAATAGGTATTCCCACTTTTCTCATAGGAATTTATTTTCTTATAGCTACAATCTCAATGTCTTTTCTCTTGGTCCTTTCTGGCTTCCTTGAAGATGCCTATGGCAAGAGGAATATTTTACTACTTTTGAGCATTCTCTTTTCCTTAAATTTATTCATTTTTGCCTTCATAAAAATTCCATTAATAGTATTTCTAACTTCAGTTTTAGGAGTAGGTACTGCTTCAGGAGGCGGTATTGGAGGAGGAGCAGGAGGAGGCCCTTTTAACCCACTGCAAACTGCTTTAATTGCTGATTATTCGAGGCCAGAAGAAAGGACTAAATTATATTCCATAAATTTCGCAGCAGCGACAATTTCTGCTTTTGCAGGCGGGTTAATATCAGATTTAATAACCACTGTGTATCCTCCTTCAATTTCTTACTCATTACTTTTTACGCTAGGTTTTATAATTTCATTATTTTCTATCTTCTTTGTTTACCTAATAGATAAGGATAGCGGAACAGGAAAAATAAGCATACCAAAAGCTTCTTTCTCCTCAATTTCTAAAATTTCTATAGCCGGTGGCTTAGGTAGTATAGGCTTAGGAATGGTTATGCCTTTAATACCTCTTTGGTTTAAACTTAACTTTAATGCTACGGAAAGTGAAATAAGCTACTTGTATTCAATTTCCTATGGCTTAGTAGGAATTTCTTTCTTATTTGCAGATAGGATAGAAAAGATAATAGGAAGAGTTAAAAGTATCTCAACACTTAGAGGTCTATCTTCACTTTTCTTACAGAGAAGGGGGTTAAGGGGGCGGAAAGCCTCGCCTCTCTGA
- a CDS encoding RNA-guided endonuclease TnpB family protein, with amino-acid sequence MARRVKAIRATVSMKIALSEPLLALMINYVKALRFTLFWLKENVPDPNEKGVLSKVHEELYEKLKEEYNLPSKVAEDCYRDALSIYKAWYNNPRRGRFPRVYKPTVWLTPKASYSVDFETMTVRIAGVGELQILGYPRNLKGHMSWKMKESRLVVRDGKAFLKVVFEEEEEGKVESKESIAVDINMAEIVVGKDDRNYVRIPTRLEEVHHWKSLAENLQRKYPRRWRENKRILYRVRSFHIKAKRVMEDFARKVGKWVVEVARMMGANVVKLESLKNLIKNVDRLPGEFRDKLYLMQYRRIQYWIVWQARKRGMVVEFVNPSYSSISCPKCGQRMVEVGYRYFRCLKCGYENDRDVIAVVNLNGRGSLSLSTAPQMRDVRANR; translated from the coding sequence ATGGCTAGGAGGGTTAAAGCGATCAGAGCAACTGTTTCTATGAAGATCGCTCTATCAGAACCCCTCCTAGCCCTTATGATCAACTACGTTAAAGCACTCCGTTTCACCCTATTCTGGCTGAAGGAAAATGTTCCAGACCCGAATGAGAAAGGGGTGCTTTCGAAAGTCCACGAGGAGTTGTATGAGAAGTTAAAGGAGGAGTATAATCTACCTTCAAAGGTTGCTGAGGACTGTTATAGGGATGCCCTTTCAATATACAAGGCTTGGTATAATAATCCGAGAAGAGGGCGTTTTCCTAGAGTGTACAAACCCACTGTATGGCTAACACCAAAGGCAAGTTATAGCGTGGACTTTGAAACAATGACTGTTAGAATTGCTGGTGTTGGAGAACTTCAAATTCTAGGTTATCCTAGAAACCTCAAGGGCCACATGAGTTGGAAAATGAAGGAGTCTAGGTTGGTAGTCAGAGACGGTAAGGCTTTTCTAAAGGTCGTTTTTGAGGAAGAGGAAGAAGGGAAAGTTGAGTCAAAGGAAAGTATTGCCGTTGATATTAACATGGCTGAGATAGTAGTTGGCAAGGACGACAGAAACTACGTTAGGATCCCAACTCGTCTCGAAGAGGTTCATCACTGGAAGTCTTTAGCTGAAAACCTACAAAGAAAATACCCTAGAAGGTGGAGGGAGAATAAGAGGATCTTGTATAGAGTCCGTTCTTTCCACATAAAGGCTAAGAGGGTTATGGAGGATTTTGCTAGGAAAGTTGGGAAGTGGGTTGTTGAAGTAGCGAGAATGATGGGTGCTAATGTTGTTAAGTTGGAGAGTCTTAAGAACCTCATCAAAAACGTAGATAGACTGCCAGGTGAGTTTAGGGATAAACTCTACTTGATGCAGTATCGTCGTATTCAGTATTGGATTGTTTGGCAGGCTAGGAAGCGTGGAATGGTAGTCGAGTTTGTTAATCCCAGTTATTCTTCAATCTCATGCCCAAAATGCGGTCAAAGGATGGTTGAGGTGGGTTATAGGTATTTCCGTTGTTTAAAGTGCGGTTATGAGAATGATCGTGACGTTATTGCTGTAGTTAATCTTAATGGGAGGGGTTCTCTGAGCCTCTCGACTGCCCCTCAAATGAGGGATGTAAGAGCGAATCGATGA
- a CDS encoding SDR family oxidoreductase, producing the protein MVSGKTVVITGGTRGIGRAIAEKFFSTGNKVIVLYNSSDQEAEKMKERGFYVLKCDVSKRDQVIATAKKVSEITKTVDILVNNAGIWYLMPFEEFDDEKYRRMLEINLNGAIYVTHAFLPLMKEKGGAIINIASNAGIGTSALGTTFYSITKAGIIILTRRLAYELGKYNIRVNAVAPGWVETDMTIGGKSEEEIERLRQWFRERTMLHTTGKPEDIANIVYFLAGDEARYITGQVIVADGGRIDYLTHGI; encoded by the coding sequence ATGGTCTCCGGAAAAACAGTTGTAATAACTGGAGGAACTAGAGGAATAGGAAGGGCAATAGCCGAGAAGTTCTTTTCAACAGGAAATAAGGTAATTGTTCTCTATAATTCGTCAGACCAAGAAGCCGAAAAAATGAAAGAAAGAGGATTTTACGTTCTTAAATGCGATGTTTCAAAAAGGGATCAAGTAATAGCTACAGCAAAGAAAGTATCAGAAATAACTAAGACCGTTGATATTCTAGTAAATAATGCTGGAATTTGGTATTTAATGCCATTTGAGGAGTTTGATGATGAGAAATATAGGAGGATGCTGGAAATAAACTTAAATGGAGCAATTTACGTTACGCACGCGTTCTTACCTTTAATGAAAGAGAAAGGTGGAGCAATAATAAATATCGCTTCAAATGCAGGCATAGGAACTTCTGCTTTGGGCACCACATTTTATTCAATTACTAAGGCGGGAATAATTATCTTGACTAGAAGGTTAGCATACGAGCTGGGTAAGTATAATATAAGAGTTAACGCAGTTGCTCCAGGCTGGGTAGAAACGGACATGACAATAGGTGGGAAGAGCGAAGAAGAGATAGAAAGACTTAGGCAATGGTTTAGAGAAAGAACAATGTTGCACACTACAGGAAAGCCAGAAGATATTGCAAATATAGTTTACTTCCTAGCTGGCGATGAGGCTAGATACATCACTGGACAAGTTATTGTGGCTGATGGAGGAAGAATCGATTACTTAACTCATGGAATTTAA
- a CDS encoding NAD(P)/FAD-dependent oxidoreductase has translation MNVLILGSGYAGLTVAHRIRDYSKTIDVTIISRSAIVRENTIFPLLLTDEIKVEDTEFNAKEVMERKGVNFVEAEVEAVEDGEVKTSKGTFDYDYLFIALGGAYEENFEKIKGHEHAYMHHTLEGFLGLKKELNEAEDGVKIFVGNAKNSPIEGPSYQVALISEFLLRKKGIKGEVYLATQSPRGVFGPIPDPKISEIANKYFEKRGIHLLKGKYVTEIRKDKVVLNDGEEIEADIKSVLPTLSAPKAVKEFTDDSGFIPVSFPSFSYNERIFALGDSAKGMVGPKTARSAMVSAENATYAFLKKIGIDVDKPYYSQGVLCIMEGGDDGGIVRFDKNSKESVSFILFGKHYVTIKKIYSRLLVNNAFNVPYHASLPFI, from the coding sequence ATGAACGTACTTATTCTAGGTTCTGGTTATGCAGGTTTAACTGTTGCACATAGGATAAGGGATTACTCAAAGACAATAGATGTAACAATAATTTCTAGGTCAGCTATAGTAAGGGAGAACACTATCTTTCCGCTACTTTTAACTGATGAAATTAAAGTTGAAGATACAGAATTTAATGCTAAGGAAGTGATGGAAAGAAAAGGAGTAAACTTCGTTGAGGCCGAGGTAGAGGCAGTTGAAGATGGGGAAGTAAAAACTTCAAAGGGGACATTTGATTATGATTATCTATTTATTGCATTAGGAGGAGCTTACGAAGAGAACTTTGAAAAAATAAAAGGTCATGAACACGCCTATATGCATCATACTCTTGAAGGCTTCTTAGGGCTTAAGAAAGAACTAAACGAAGCAGAGGACGGAGTAAAAATCTTCGTTGGAAACGCTAAAAATAGCCCTATTGAAGGACCTTCTTATCAAGTAGCGTTAATCTCTGAATTCTTGTTAAGAAAGAAAGGAATCAAGGGTGAAGTTTACTTAGCTACTCAGAGTCCTAGAGGAGTCTTCGGCCCTATTCCTGATCCTAAAATTTCTGAAATAGCAAATAAATACTTTGAGAAGAGGGGAATTCATTTATTAAAAGGTAAATATGTTACTGAAATAAGGAAAGATAAGGTAGTACTTAACGATGGGGAGGAAATAGAAGCAGATATTAAATCAGTATTACCTACGCTTTCTGCGCCTAAAGCAGTCAAGGAGTTTACAGACGACTCGGGATTTATTCCGGTTTCTTTCCCATCATTCTCATATAATGAAAGAATATTTGCACTAGGAGATTCAGCTAAAGGAATGGTGGGACCAAAGACTGCTAGGTCTGCTATGGTTTCTGCAGAGAATGCAACTTATGCTTTTCTTAAGAAAATAGGAATAGATGTTGATAAGCCTTACTATTCGCAAGGAGTACTTTGCATCATGGAAGGAGGCGATGACGGAGGAATTGTTAGGTTCGATAAGAACTCGAAGGAGAGCGTTTCTTTCATACTCTTTGGTAAACATTACGTTACTATAAAGAAAATTTACAGTAGGCTTTTAGTTAATAACGCATTTAACGTACCTTACCACGCCTCATTGCCATTTATTTAA